In Paroedura picta isolate Pp20150507F chromosome 6, Ppicta_v3.0, whole genome shotgun sequence, one genomic interval encodes:
- the FZD4 gene encoding frizzled-4: MAPRRRGRGSRAASVWRGLWGPLVAAAALGLARGARGFGEADEERRCDAIRIAMCQNLGYNVTKMPNLVGHELQTDAELQLTTFTPLIQYGCSSQLQFFLCSVYFPMCTEKINIPIGPCGGMCLSVKRRCEPVLKEFGFSWPESLNCSKFPPQNDHNHMCMEGPGDEEVPLHSKAPSHPGEECHTVGSNSDQYIWVKRSLTCVLKCGYDAGLYSRWDKEFSDIWMALWASLCFVSTAFTVLTFLIDSSRFSYPERPIIFLSMCYNIYSIAYIVRLTVGRERISCDFEEAAEPVLVQEGLKNTGCAIIFLLMYFFGMASSIWWVILTLTWFLAAGLKWGHEAIEMHSSYFHIAAWAIPAVKTIVILIMRLVDADELTGLCYVGNHNLDALTGFVVAPLFTYLVIGTLFIAAGLVALFKIRSNLQKDGTKTDKLERLMVKIGVFSVLYTVPATCVIAGYFYEISNWTLFRYSASPSNMAVEMLKIFMSLLVGITSSMWIWSAKTLHTWQKCSNRLVNSGRVKRGEKRADSWAKPGKGNETVV, translated from the exons aTGGCCCCGCGGCGGCGTGGGCGGGGGTCGCGGGCGGCGAGCGTGTGGCGCGGGCTGTGGGGTCcgctggtggcggcggcggcgctggggCTGGCGCGGGGCGCGCGGGGCTTCGGCGAGGCGGACGAGGAGCGGCGCTGCGACGCCATCCGCATCGCCATGTGCCAGAACCTGGGCTACAACGTCACCAAGATGCCCAACCTGGTGGGCCACGAGCTGCAGACGGACGCCGAGCTCCAGCTCACCACCTTCACGCCGCTCATCCAGTACGGCTGCTCCAGCCAGCTGCAG tTCTTCCTGTGTTCGGTCTACTTCCCGATGTGCACGGAGAAGATCAACATCCCGATCGGTCCCTGCGGCGGCATGTGCCTCTCGGTCAAGCGCCGCTGTGAGCCGGTCCTTAAGGAATTCGGCTTCTCCTGGCCGGAAAGCCTGAACTGCAGCAAGTTCCCCCCGCAGAACGACCACAACCACATGTGCATGGAAGGCCCCGGAGACGAAGAGGTGCCCCTCCACAGCAAAGCCCCCTCGCACCCCGGAGAAGAGTGCCATACCGTGGGATCTAATTCGGACCAGTACATTTGGGTCAAGAGGAGCCTGACCTGCGTCCTCAAATGCGGCTACGACGCCGGCCTCTACAGCCGGTGGGACAAGGAGTTTTCCGACATCTGGATGGCCCTGTGGGCCAGCTTGTGCTTCGTGTCCACGGCCTTCACGGTCCTGACCTTCCTGATCGATTCCTCCCGCTTCTCCTACCCCGAGCGGCCCATCATCTTCCTGAGCATGTGTTACAATATTTATAGCATCGCTTACATAGTCCGGCTGACCGTGGGCCGGGAGAGGATTTCCTGCGACTTTGAAGAGGCGGCCGAACCTGTTCTCGTCCAAGAGGGCCTCAAGAACACCGGATGCGCCATCATCTTCTTGCTGATGTACTTTTTCGGGATGGCCAGCTCCATCTGGTGGGTCATCCTGACGCTGACGTGGTTCCTGGCGGCCGGGCTCAAGTGGGGCCACGAGGCCATCGAGATGCACAGCTCCTACTTCCACATCGCCGCTTGGGCTATCCCGGCTGTGAAGACCATTGTGATCTTGATCATGAGGCTGGTGGACGCGGACGAGCTGACGGGGCTGTGCTACGTCGGCAACCACAACCTCGACGCGCTGACGGGCTTCGTGGTGGCCCCGCTCTTCACCTACCTGGTGATCGGGACGCTCTTCATCGCCGCCGGCTTGGTGGCCTTGTTCAAAATCCGTTCCAACCTCCAAAAGGACGGGACCAAAACGGACAAGCTCGAGCGGCTGATGGTGAAGATCGGGGTCTTCTCGGTGCTGTACACCGTCCCCGCCACCTGCGTGATCGCGGGCTATTTCTACGAGATCTCCAACTGGACCCTCTTCCGCTATTCGGCCAGCCCCTCCAACATGGCGGTGGAGATGCTTAAGATCTTCATGTCCCTCCTGGTGGGCATCACGTCCAGCATGTGGATCTGGTCGGCGAAGACGCTCCACACCTGGCAGAAGTGCTCGAACCGGCTGGTGAACTCGGGGAGGGTAAAAAGAGGCGAGAAAAGGGCTGACAGCTGGGCGAAACCCGGGAAGGGGAATGAGACCGTGGTATGA